The genome window ATTGGAAGATGTTAAATGGGCAGAACGAAAATTATTTTTTATATTCTGGATTATTTATGGAATCAATCGATTTATCATAGAGATTTTTCGCGGAGATAGAAATCTATTTATCGGTGATTTAACCTATGCCCAAGTAATTTCTCTTTTTCTATGTTTAGGTGGGATTGTCGGAATCTTATTTTTCACTTGGAAATGGAATAAGTATGGAATGCCTGAGGTCAATCCTAAAGCCTAGTTTATTTGTTAAGCTTTAGTTTCTTATAAATCTTTGAGTAATTTAATAATCAAATTTAAATTCAACCAGTTTAAATTTATTACCAGCCCAGCACTTTCACATAGACTTTGATATTCTCATAGTCTATGTGATCAAGCATCACATGAATTCTTTCACCCAAAACAAAATCCTTAGTATACTTTTTCGAATAGAAACTGAATGGATTTCTTCCAAGTAGTTCAAATTCATTTGTAAATTCAGATTTATCAATGACTGCTTCCATGCTTGGATCATCCAATTCCACAAACACAAAATTTGGTTTGTATCCAGTAATATTTGCCCAGAATTTCAAAATTCCAGTTTTCTGAAGATATCGACAAGCCTTCAATTTGAAAATATCGCGTTCTGCATCGGCCGCTCTTCTTTCTTGTTCTGAGCAATGGATTCCCATACCTTTTAATTTTTCCCAATCATATGGAGCAGGCTCATTCAAGAGGACGGAGTGCAGAACTCGATGAACCACTAAATCAGGATAACGTCGAATAGGTGATGTAAAGTGACAGTAATCTTGAAAACCAAGTCCCCAATGTCCCGTATATTCGGGACCGTAATATGCCTGCATAAAACTTCTTAGTAATAAGTAATTGAATACTTTTTCATTTGGATTTCCATGCAGTTTTTCTAGTATTTTTCTTATTTGTTCGTAATCTGGAGTCTCAAGCTGTAGATTTATGGAGTTCAATTTAAGATAAGCATTTAATGCCTCTAATTTTTCACCTTCCATAACCTCATGGATTCGATTCAGTGCAGGAGCCTTTTTCTTTTTAAGAAATTCCGCAACCTTAGTGTTGGCAGAGAGCATCATCTCTTCAACTAGCATATGACTTTTTAATCTTTCTTTTGAAGTAATGGAGACTGGAAGAAAATCTGATCCTATTTCAATAATATTCTCTTTTACATTCAGGTCAACTCGGCCTGCTTTCATGCGGTTCCTTCGCATACTTTCCGCTAAATGATTGAGTTGAACCATCCAGTTATCAGGTTTATTTTCAATAATCTCATCTTCTGCCATCTCATAGGTATATCGTTTCGATACCTTGATAATGGATTTATAGAACTTGGAAGCAAAGATATTTCCTTCGCTATCTGCTTCCATCTCAACTGTAAAAGCCAATCGATTTGTATTTGCAACAAGACTACAAAGTCCTTCAGAAAGAATTGGAGGCAACATTGGAACAACACGGTTAGATAGATAGACGGATGTTGCTCTCTCATAAGCTTCCTCATCCATAACAGATCCTTCTCTAACATAATAGGATACATCTGCAATGTGAACCCAGAATCGTTTCCTCTTTCCTTCATCCACATAAGACAAAGCATCATCAAAATCTTTAGCAGTTGCGCCATCGATCGTTACCGAATAGAGATTTGTTAAATCAACACGGCTCTCCCAGTCAGATACAGTTTCCGAATTAATTTCTTCTGGGTAATCAAGCGGAATTGTGTCTGGATGATTCTGATTATAATTGTATTTCATCAATACTCTCATAAAATCTGGATCTTCTTTGCTATCCGATTCGAACCTAACAAAACTAACGTCATATAGATTTGGTTCTGTATTGACCGCGTCTTTCATTTTAACAATAAGAACATCACCTACCTTGATATTTTTTAAAACATCTTCAAGTAGTGATTTTTTGAGAAGAAATCCTTCTTTCTCTTCACCAGACATATCGAGAAGTTTACCGATGATTCCTTTGTTCTGCAATTCTACAACTTTCATTCGATATAGAACTCGACCGCGTTTCAAAATTCTAATCACTTCTCCTTCAATTCGATCTTTGCGCCCCACTCCGATCGGATAGATTTCAACTAGGTCACCTGCTATAGCCGTGTCAGTCTTTGAGCCAGGGATAAAAGTTTCATTTCCTGAAGGTAATTTTACAAACCCATCTCCTTTCAGGCTAAGAGAAATCTTACCTGACACCGAGAAGGGACGTTTTGGAAAAATTGTCTTTTTTTCAATCTTAATTAATCCTTCCGCTTCCAGAAGAAACAGTAGATTTTCTAATTCGT of Leptospira sp. GIMC2001 contains these proteins:
- a CDS encoding ribonuclease R family protein — encoded protein: MENTNYQITRKIIDYIASFAGAQLTKQDIIKKFLPDTSTDSKAKTKTSEKSKKKAKPKPSPKTRDKAKERLNELENLLFLLEAEGLIKIEKKTIFPKRPFSVSGKISLSLKGDGFVKLPSGNETFIPGSKTDTAIAGDLVEIYPIGVGRKDRIEGEVIRILKRGRVLYRMKVVELQNKGIIGKLLDMSGEEKEGFLLKKSLLEDVLKNIKVGDVLIVKMKDAVNTEPNLYDVSFVRFESDSKEDPDFMRVLMKYNYNQNHPDTIPLDYPEEINSETVSDWESRVDLTNLYSVTIDGATAKDFDDALSYVDEGKRKRFWVHIADVSYYVREGSVMDEEAYERATSVYLSNRVVPMLPPILSEGLCSLVANTNRLAFTVEMEADSEGNIFASKFYKSIIKVSKRYTYEMAEDEIIENKPDNWMVQLNHLAESMRRNRMKAGRVDLNVKENIIEIGSDFLPVSITSKERLKSHMLVEEMMLSANTKVAEFLKKKKAPALNRIHEVMEGEKLEALNAYLKLNSINLQLETPDYEQIRKILEKLHGNPNEKVFNYLLLRSFMQAYYGPEYTGHWGLGFQDYCHFTSPIRRYPDLVVHRVLHSVLLNEPAPYDWEKLKGMGIHCSEQERRAADAERDIFKLKACRYLQKTGILKFWANITGYKPNFVFVELDDPSMEAVIDKSEFTNEFELLGRNPFSFYSKKYTKDFVLGERIHVMLDHIDYENIKVYVKVLGW